One genomic window of Sphingobacterium oryzagri includes the following:
- a CDS encoding SusC/RagA family TonB-linked outer membrane protein, whose protein sequence is MMKIYRLGLLMLLLCATHLSMSQQKISVSGKVTDKSGLAIAGVSIKEKAGTASTSTDLSGGFTLLVDGQATLIVTSVGYASQTIPVDRQATLNIVLTATDTDLEEVVVVGYDTRTRSKVLGSVATIDGEQLANRPITNVSTAISGLAAGVQVNQGNGRPGSDGATIRVRGAGSLNYASSLIIIDGIQQPSMDLVNPEDIETISVLKDANTAAIYGARAANGVIMITTKKGANRPPQVSYSTVISMLNPSVKPTFVSDYVRHMLLYNEAAENVGVNGHYTQDAIDLWTRANADPNGVLASSGLPNYVAYPNVDWGDWIYNENWLQNHNLRMDGGSEHTTYGVSTRYQNNPGIMHNTGMKRYDGRVNLQSKIKDFLTLGTNTFLYNEQRDRGSDANLYNYLRQTTPGIYPMYDGMFGGAVAASNESSQLNNLLLSLYDNLGSNERTYLNTTLFAHVDILDGLKFETSFNYNARFDEVSTFANPSLRYDFSTMEPVNAAAVPSQMTTSQSAGKEYRKTFDNVLRYNKTFDVHSLGIILGHNEYYFRRNTFGATQRGLLDPTITNIGSATEMVSISGGEVDMAMRSFFGRITYDYDTKYLVEFNLRRDGSSKFGSNYKYGNFLSVGLGYNISKEAFMKSVEPYIQNLRLRGSWGRLGNDLGDDLNHYAWHGVYGSNNYSFNGAPVNALRESQFGNPNLRWEGTTSTELGLEFATFSNRATVQIDYYNKQSYDGIRRAQVPLTAGFRTAPLYNQSEVRNRGVELSLGWKDRKGEFSYGFAGNFAINDNMVTKFEGPLREGWVDNADGTRIWTSNLGQVSTGGTSRVLENHMINEYYLRKVYRGDGNYFNTDGSVNINGGPTTGMIRTEGDFEWVKAMKNAGYSFLTRTMNPAENYGNASLYYGDLIYADLNGDGLYGGTDDQYLTGTASAPRYIFGFNANFAYKGFDMSMIWAGEWGGKYYWTDHGYNSNIMIAGNQITTRIAEDHYFYNPNNPTDSRTNTQGYFPRLKYGANSENINNVASDYWLYDNGFIKLRNLQVGYTFNSSMTERIKIRNLRVFFSGENLLLFTKFPGGDPEIGNSTAEYPTMRQYAFGLNIGF, encoded by the coding sequence ATGATGAAGATTTACAGATTAGGACTGTTGATGCTCTTGCTGTGCGCTACACATTTAAGTATGTCGCAACAGAAAATTTCTGTTTCTGGCAAGGTGACCGACAAGAGCGGACTAGCCATTGCAGGCGTATCCATCAAAGAGAAGGCGGGGACGGCTTCTACATCGACGGACTTATCCGGCGGATTTACGTTACTTGTCGATGGACAAGCTACATTGATTGTGACGAGCGTGGGCTATGCAAGCCAAACCATTCCAGTTGATCGTCAAGCAACCTTAAACATCGTGTTGACGGCAACAGATACCGATCTTGAAGAAGTCGTCGTGGTGGGTTATGATACGCGCACACGTTCAAAAGTGTTGGGCTCGGTGGCGACGATCGATGGTGAGCAGCTCGCCAATAGGCCAATTACTAATGTGTCAACGGCAATATCCGGACTTGCGGCAGGTGTACAGGTGAATCAAGGCAACGGTAGGCCGGGAAGTGATGGAGCGACGATCCGTGTTCGTGGGGCGGGGAGTTTAAACTACGCAAGCTCGCTTATTATTATCGACGGAATCCAACAGCCTTCCATGGATTTGGTAAATCCAGAAGATATCGAAACAATTTCTGTTTTGAAAGATGCCAATACAGCAGCCATTTACGGCGCCCGTGCGGCCAATGGCGTAATCATGATAACCACCAAAAAAGGAGCAAACCGACCACCACAAGTTAGCTATTCCACCGTTATTTCTATGTTAAATCCATCCGTCAAACCCACTTTTGTAAGTGATTATGTGCGACATATGTTGTTGTATAACGAAGCGGCAGAAAACGTAGGTGTTAACGGGCATTACACACAAGATGCGATCGATTTATGGACGCGCGCAAATGCCGATCCAAATGGCGTACTTGCCTCGTCTGGTCTTCCTAATTATGTTGCTTATCCAAACGTGGATTGGGGGGACTGGATATACAATGAAAACTGGCTGCAAAACCATAATCTGCGTATGGATGGCGGCAGCGAGCACACCACTTATGGCGTATCGACCAGGTATCAGAACAATCCAGGAATTATGCATAATACCGGAATGAAAAGGTATGACGGGCGAGTCAATCTACAGTCGAAAATAAAAGATTTTCTAACCTTAGGTACGAATACTTTTTTATACAATGAACAAAGAGATCGCGGTAGTGATGCAAATTTGTACAATTACCTTCGGCAAACCACGCCCGGCATATACCCGATGTATGATGGTATGTTTGGTGGCGCTGTCGCGGCTTCCAATGAATCGTCGCAACTGAATAACCTGTTGCTTAGTCTTTACGATAATTTGGGGAGTAATGAACGTACTTATTTAAATACAACGCTGTTTGCTCACGTTGATATCTTAGATGGTCTAAAATTTGAAACCAGTTTTAATTACAACGCACGTTTCGATGAGGTGAGTACCTTTGCAAACCCTTCATTACGCTATGATTTTTCGACAATGGAACCGGTAAATGCCGCTGCAGTGCCGTCACAAATGACCACTTCCCAATCTGCGGGAAAGGAGTATCGAAAGACCTTTGATAATGTGCTTCGGTATAACAAAACGTTTGATGTGCACAGTCTCGGGATCATTTTGGGGCATAACGAGTACTATTTTAGACGTAACACGTTCGGCGCTACCCAACGCGGTTTGCTAGATCCGACAATTACGAATATCGGTTCGGCTACCGAAATGGTTTCCATTAGCGGTGGTGAAGTCGATATGGCCATGCGCTCTTTCTTCGGTCGTATAACCTACGATTATGATACGAAATATCTGGTTGAGTTTAATTTAAGAAGAGATGGCTCTTCAAAATTCGGCTCAAACTATAAGTATGGCAACTTCTTGTCGGTGGGTTTGGGCTACAACATCTCCAAGGAAGCATTTATGAAATCTGTAGAGCCTTACATCCAGAATTTGCGACTTCGGGGCTCCTGGGGCCGACTTGGTAACGATCTGGGCGACGATTTAAATCACTATGCTTGGCATGGCGTATATGGATCCAACAATTACTCTTTTAATGGAGCACCGGTGAATGCATTGCGTGAGTCGCAGTTTGGCAATCCAAATTTGCGCTGGGAAGGAACAACAAGTACCGAGTTGGGATTAGAGTTTGCTACGTTTTCCAATCGCGCAACGGTACAAATCGATTATTACAACAAACAATCTTATGATGGCATACGCCGAGCACAGGTGCCGCTTACAGCCGGATTTAGAACTGCGCCCTTATATAACCAATCTGAAGTTAGAAATCGAGGTGTGGAACTTAGTTTGGGATGGAAAGATCGCAAGGGAGAGTTTAGCTACGGCTTCGCCGGTAATTTTGCGATCAACGATAATATGGTCACAAAATTTGAAGGACCACTTCGAGAAGGCTGGGTAGACAATGCAGACGGTACGCGCATCTGGACAAGTAACTTAGGACAGGTTTCTACCGGCGGAACCAGCCGCGTTCTGGAAAATCATATGATCAATGAATATTACCTTCGAAAGGTATATCGAGGCGACGGTAACTATTTCAATACCGATGGTTCTGTTAATATCAACGGCGGCCCGACAACCGGCATGATACGGACAGAAGGCGATTTCGAATGGGTAAAAGCCATGAAAAATGCCGGTTATTCTTTTTTGACCAGAACCATGAATCCTGCTGAAAATTATGGTAATGCTAGCTTGTATTACGGCGACCTTATCTACGCCGATTTGAATGGTGATGGTTTGTACGGCGGTACAGATGATCAGTATCTTACCGGAACGGCGTCAGCACCGCGTTATATCTTCGGGTTCAATGCAAATTTTGCTTACAAAGGTTTTGATATGTCTATGATATGGGCCGGCGAATGGGGCGGGAAGTACTATTGGACAGATCATGGCTACAACAGCAATATTATGATTGCTGGAAATCAGATAACGACGCGGATCGCTGAAGACCATTATTTTTATAACCCTAATAACCCAACCGATTCTAGAACAAACACACAAGGCTATTTTCCAAGATTGAAATATGGTGCCAACAGCGAGAATATCAACAATGTGGCGAGCGACTATTGGCTTTATGATAATGGATTTATAAAACTACGCAACCTACAAGTCGGGTATACCTTCAATTCAAGCATGACGGAACGCATCAAAATAAGAAATCTTCGGGTCTTCTTCTCAGGCGAAAATCTGTTGCTGTTCACCAAATTCCCAGGAGGTGATCCCGAAATAGGGAATTCTACGGCCGAATATCCAACTATGAGACAATACGCTTTCGGACTTAATATCGGATTTTAA
- a CDS encoding RagB/SusD family nutrient uptake outer membrane protein — translation MNTIYKWRNISVTFFMALALFCMISCEKGLLDTLPRTQVLTANMWNTDNLTDQGVNGVYQALKLGQTLYKYDQYVTLQPRDNQVLLNGTATSSSGIFSSEWQSLYEGVHTANNAIWGITNVSPSAVEKKQRYLAEVKFLRAFFYYRLNQLYKGVPIYLEPIAWDNVLHSRNTEQEVWDQILTDLNECIAEATLPDRYNAGNANYGRVTKSAAYALRGKVYMYLQRWQDAITDFQAVQNLGHTLFPNYANLFKGSNEQSPEVIFSIQNMALVGYGSDYQFVFGSRSAFGSNWNTILVHPDAVDRYENIDGTAFRWESIFPGYNNMSAAQREVFFLRDNLTAAERASATNRGADMSRYLPVGNEARLQQAFVNRDPRLASNVILPFSTFIGNNAGVDQRFTMRWPYRAEFGTTFDLRTDIPAKFFYLPRKFVYEGANPGIPDRSNGAYDYIVIRFADILLLWAEALNELPGRTSEAIAKVNEVRARAGVATLAVSSDQVATRQRIRDERRRELICEGVIFFDEMRWKTWKETSFYTRNGIKEVFGRLDAPYSWVGDHLYTWPIPRTEIQRNPNLQQNEGWID, via the coding sequence ATGAATACAATATATAAATGGAGGAACATTAGTGTTACATTTTTTATGGCACTAGCCTTGTTCTGCATGATTTCCTGCGAGAAAGGACTCTTGGATACCTTGCCGCGCACACAAGTGCTCACAGCCAATATGTGGAATACCGATAATTTGACCGATCAGGGTGTTAATGGCGTATATCAAGCACTGAAACTGGGACAAACACTTTATAAATACGACCAATATGTAACGCTGCAGCCGCGAGACAATCAAGTTTTACTTAACGGAACAGCTACTTCGAGCTCGGGTATATTTTCTTCAGAATGGCAGAGCCTTTATGAAGGCGTACACACCGCAAATAACGCTATTTGGGGAATCACGAATGTCTCGCCTTCTGCTGTGGAGAAGAAGCAGCGTTATCTGGCAGAGGTCAAATTCTTACGCGCTTTCTTTTACTATAGACTAAACCAGTTGTACAAAGGCGTTCCAATTTATCTGGAGCCTATAGCATGGGATAACGTCTTGCACAGCCGGAATACAGAGCAGGAAGTGTGGGATCAAATTTTGACAGATCTAAATGAATGCATCGCGGAAGCGACCCTTCCTGATCGTTATAATGCAGGCAATGCCAACTACGGACGAGTTACGAAATCGGCTGCTTACGCACTACGGGGCAAGGTATATATGTATTTGCAACGTTGGCAGGATGCGATAACCGATTTTCAAGCCGTACAAAACCTCGGACATACGTTATTTCCTAATTACGCCAATTTGTTTAAAGGAAGCAATGAACAGAGTCCTGAAGTTATTTTCAGTATCCAGAATATGGCCTTGGTAGGCTACGGATCTGACTATCAGTTTGTGTTTGGATCACGATCTGCATTTGGATCTAACTGGAATACGATATTAGTTCATCCGGATGCCGTGGATCGGTATGAAAATATAGATGGAACTGCATTTCGTTGGGAAAGCATCTTTCCGGGTTATAATAATATGAGTGCCGCTCAGCGCGAAGTGTTTTTTTTACGGGATAACCTTACCGCCGCAGAACGAGCCTCAGCTACTAACCGTGGCGCCGATATGTCTCGCTATTTACCTGTAGGAAATGAGGCTCGTTTGCAACAAGCTTTTGTAAATAGAGATCCTCGCTTAGCAAGTAATGTTATCCTTCCTTTCAGCACATTTATTGGTAATAATGCAGGCGTAGATCAACGATTTACCATGCGCTGGCCATATCGTGCCGAATTCGGAACAACATTTGATTTGCGGACAGATATACCGGCTAAGTTTTTCTATTTGCCGCGCAAGTTTGTATACGAAGGCGCAAACCCTGGAATTCCCGATCGGTCAAATGGTGCTTATGACTACATTGTTATTCGATTTGCTGATATTTTACTGCTATGGGCTGAAGCACTGAATGAACTTCCGGGAAGAACCAGCGAGGCTATTGCGAAAGTCAATGAAGTACGCGCCAGAGCAGGCGTTGCAACACTCGCGGTGTCTTCAGATCAAGTTGCTACGCGTCAGCGAATACGCGATGAGCGCCGACGGGAGTTGATCTGCGAAGGCGTGATTTTCTTTGACGAAATGCGTTGGAAAACCTGGAAAGAAACTAGTTTCTATACCAGAAATGGTATTAAAGAGGTGTTTGGCAGGCTGGATGCTCCTTACAGTTGGGTGGGCGACCATCTTTATACATGGCCGATTCCGCGGACGGAAATACAACGCAATCCGAACTTGCAACAGAATGAAGGATGGATAGATTAA
- a CDS encoding heparinase II/III domain-containing protein has protein sequence MDRLMIGFHQFLFGCVRTIRTIVNKQCSCLFIIFLLCLPAVYAQGVLSQKIGGAFSGFSIAHIKAWRAESKAHWEMLIKNLSAEQQAQFITAAEKANVFVWPPLLAGVYLEFQSQGNRTHYERLMDERRKALCQLVLGELVERKGRFLPQIVNGLWLTLEESSWVSPAHIVSQRSGAGLPDPNDRYIDLVAARTAADLSFIYLLLKADLDRTSPHIAVKLKKELNSRIIRPYLEDSYWWMSFDTDFINNWNIWINTNVLKTILLVEDDEQQLHAVLAKLLRSADRFIDSYPEDGAIDEGASYWSHAGGELGQLLSWLAAASSERLSFADQKKIQNIGRYILHTHIDGQVFVNFADASHRQVAPAAKIWSYGLLFDDSRMKNFAAQMYALDRNGFNGNSIHTFFMYLPYLDELSTWKVDKTPEPSFFYESLGLAVIRADHNGKGMVFAGIGSHNGVSHNHNDVGSFMLYHDGLPVLIDVGVATYNKQTFSASRYSLWHTQSQWHNLPVINGVGQRDGKQFRATDVQYRVDQDKEFFSLDISKAYPDSAKVKRWQRSFEIDKDKKKIDVVEDFELDAWLKPSELVFISQIRPRVEQGFLVYPLPNEQTMYLRFDRKKVRISIVEKNLADERLRQQWGDQLYRTSVELLGTNKKEKLSYTIQIN, from the coding sequence ATGGATAGATTAATGATCGGATTCCATCAATTCTTGTTCGGTTGTGTGCGCACAATAAGGACGATAGTAAACAAGCAATGCAGTTGTCTGTTCATTATCTTCTTGTTGTGCTTACCTGCAGTCTATGCGCAAGGTGTTTTGAGCCAGAAGATTGGCGGCGCTTTTTCCGGTTTCTCGATAGCGCATATTAAAGCATGGCGAGCGGAGAGCAAAGCGCATTGGGAGATGTTGATCAAAAACTTGAGCGCTGAACAGCAGGCTCAATTTATTACGGCTGCCGAAAAAGCAAATGTATTTGTTTGGCCACCTTTACTGGCCGGTGTTTACCTGGAATTTCAGTCACAGGGCAACCGTACACATTATGAAAGGTTAATGGATGAACGGAGAAAAGCGCTGTGCCAGTTGGTTCTTGGCGAACTGGTGGAAAGGAAAGGACGATTTCTGCCGCAAATCGTGAATGGGTTATGGCTTACCCTGGAAGAAAGCTCGTGGGTTAGTCCGGCGCATATCGTTTCACAACGAAGTGGTGCGGGGCTGCCCGATCCCAATGACCGATATATTGATTTGGTGGCAGCTCGCACGGCCGCCGATTTGTCTTTCATTTATTTATTACTGAAAGCAGATTTGGATCGTACATCGCCGCATATTGCTGTAAAGCTGAAGAAAGAATTGAACAGCAGGATTATTAGGCCCTATCTCGAAGATTCCTACTGGTGGATGAGTTTTGATACAGATTTTATCAATAACTGGAATATTTGGATCAATACCAATGTCTTGAAAACAATATTACTCGTCGAAGACGATGAGCAACAGCTGCATGCTGTTTTGGCAAAACTGCTGCGTAGTGCCGATCGCTTTATAGATAGCTATCCCGAAGATGGCGCCATAGACGAGGGAGCATCCTATTGGAGTCACGCCGGAGGCGAGCTGGGACAGCTCTTATCTTGGCTGGCCGCTGCATCTTCGGAAAGATTATCCTTTGCCGATCAGAAGAAGATTCAAAATATCGGTCGTTATATCCTCCACACACATATTGATGGCCAGGTTTTCGTAAATTTTGCAGACGCAAGTCATCGGCAAGTGGCGCCCGCTGCAAAAATTTGGAGCTATGGCCTATTATTCGACGATAGTCGAATGAAAAATTTTGCGGCGCAAATGTATGCTTTGGATAGGAATGGTTTCAACGGCAATTCCATTCATACATTCTTTATGTATTTACCTTATCTAGACGAGCTATCTACATGGAAAGTTGACAAAACGCCGGAACCGTCTTTTTTTTACGAAAGTTTGGGTTTAGCCGTTATTCGTGCCGACCATAACGGAAAGGGGATGGTTTTCGCGGGTATTGGCAGTCATAATGGTGTGAGCCACAACCACAATGATGTAGGTAGTTTTATGCTTTACCATGATGGCTTACCGGTGCTTATCGATGTGGGCGTCGCGACCTACAATAAGCAGACGTTTAGTGCGTCGCGTTATTCGCTGTGGCATACGCAATCTCAGTGGCACAACTTACCCGTGATAAATGGTGTAGGGCAGCGGGATGGAAAGCAATTTCGGGCAACCGATGTGCAGTACCGTGTAGATCAGGATAAGGAGTTTTTCTCGCTTGATATCAGCAAGGCCTATCCCGACTCGGCAAAAGTAAAGCGTTGGCAACGCTCCTTTGAAATTGACAAGGACAAGAAGAAAATTGATGTTGTGGAAGACTTCGAACTGGACGCCTGGTTGAAGCCAAGTGAACTGGTATTTATAAGTCAAATAAGACCTCGTGTGGAGCAAGGTTTTTTGGTGTACCCGCTACCGAATGAACAAACGATGTATCTCCGTTTTGATCGTAAGAAAGTGCGTATTAGTATTGTCGAAAAAAACTTAGCGGATGAACGACTGCGTCAACAATGGGGCGATCAGCTGTATCGCACCAGCGTCGAGCTACTTGGAACCAATAAAAAGGAAAAGCTTTCCTACACGATACAAATAAACTAA
- a CDS encoding glycoside hydrolase family 88 protein translates to MSLLLLHIWVSYGQTQEIKLGLSSQFIDRNLRDAVKQIKYLESQIKPTDIPTTYNNGRQVNWGTSWWCSGFYPGTVLYLYEATQDNALLDIAKTKLTVLEKEKTNTGTHDLGFMLYCSFGNALRLTGDSAAYKSVLATGAKSLASRFKDRTGTIRSWDGGTNWDGQAWRYPVIIDNMMNLEFLLEATKITADPTFAEIAIAHANTTLKNHFRSDYSSYHVVDYDPANGEVFAKKTAQGAFDESSWARGQAWALYGYTMMYRKTRDDRYLTLAKNIANFYLSHPNLPKNLIPYWDFDQDKLTPASTYYSQRNLRDASTAAVVASALLELTSYTNAKDRKYYMAKAEHMLRSLSKEPYKAKYRENGGFILKHSVGSIPHKTEVDVPLTYADYYYVEALVRYKRLLAGLPCI, encoded by the coding sequence ATGTCCTTACTTCTGCTCCACATATGGGTGAGCTACGGCCAGACGCAGGAAATTAAACTGGGCTTGTCTAGCCAATTTATTGACCGTAACCTCCGCGACGCGGTAAAGCAGATTAAATATTTGGAATCACAGATTAAACCAACTGACATACCGACAACCTATAATAATGGAAGACAGGTAAATTGGGGGACATCATGGTGGTGCTCGGGTTTTTACCCGGGTACCGTTTTGTATCTCTACGAAGCAACGCAGGATAATGCTTTGCTCGATATAGCCAAAACGAAGTTGACCGTCCTCGAAAAGGAGAAAACCAATACCGGTACGCACGATCTTGGATTTATGTTGTACTGTAGTTTTGGGAATGCATTGCGTTTAACAGGCGACTCCGCGGCATATAAGTCTGTGTTGGCGACAGGAGCAAAATCATTAGCTTCCCGTTTTAAAGATCGCACAGGAACCATTCGCTCGTGGGATGGTGGTACCAATTGGGATGGACAGGCTTGGCGCTATCCGGTGATTATTGATAACATGATGAACTTGGAGTTTCTCCTGGAAGCGACTAAAATAACTGCTGATCCAACCTTTGCCGAGATTGCGATCGCGCACGCGAATACGACCTTGAAAAATCACTTTCGGTCGGACTACAGTAGCTACCATGTGGTAGATTACGATCCGGCTAACGGCGAAGTTTTTGCGAAAAAAACAGCACAAGGAGCGTTTGACGAATCGTCATGGGCGAGAGGGCAGGCTTGGGCATTGTATGGCTACACGATGATGTATCGCAAAACGCGGGATGATCGGTATTTGACGCTTGCAAAAAACATCGCTAATTTTTACTTAAGCCATCCCAATCTGCCCAAAAATTTGATTCCTTATTGGGATTTTGATCAAGATAAGTTGACGCCAGCCAGTACCTATTATAGCCAACGAAATTTGAGAGATGCTTCTACAGCTGCAGTAGTCGCATCTGCCTTGCTGGAGCTAACTAGTTATACGAATGCAAAAGATCGCAAATATTATATGGCAAAAGCAGAACATATGTTACGTAGTTTGTCAAAGGAACCTTACAAAGCGAAGTATAGGGAAAACGGCGGATTTATTTTGAAACATAGTGTAGGGTCAATTCCGCATAAAACGGAGGTTGACGTGCCGTTGACCTATGCGGATTATTATTATGTAGAAGCCTTGGTACGATATAAAAGACTGTTGGCCGGTTTACCGTGTATTTAA
- a CDS encoding DUF2264 domain-containing protein, which produces MNRRMLLKSIGIYGGALALPQSLLSAKAGGYMLPENKTQPADRAYWVALLSQIAEPILANISKQTLQKNMPMHVSPTFDNRDPKVGYLEAFGRLLAGMAPWLALPEDDSEEGLTRKRFKEQAIAGIQHGVDPNSPDYFSWRNASSQTLVDAAHLAQAFLRAPKALWEPLSALTKQRVIEELKQLRRIKPNESNWLLFAAMTETFLYSVGEAPAREKIDYAIHKFDIDWYVGDGWYSDGDRFSFDYYNGYVIHCMLVESLKHNRSADPKYVALHERAYKRMQRYAHHLERMISPDGFYPVVGRSSTYRNAAFQPLALVSLDNKLPDDIRKGQVRAALTAVLKHLYKEGAIGRGGWLNMGVVGAGQENLADYYTNAGSMYVVSLSFLPLGLPANDDFWTCAPEKWTAQKAFAGEAFAKDYYVSY; this is translated from the coding sequence ATGAATAGAAGAATGCTCTTAAAATCGATCGGGATATATGGAGGTGCTTTGGCGCTGCCACAAAGCCTGTTGTCAGCGAAAGCTGGAGGCTACATGTTACCTGAGAATAAAACACAACCTGCTGATCGGGCTTACTGGGTGGCACTGTTAAGCCAGATCGCAGAACCGATCTTGGCCAACATCAGCAAACAAACATTACAAAAAAACATGCCGATGCACGTAAGTCCTACTTTCGATAACAGAGATCCGAAAGTCGGTTATTTAGAAGCATTCGGGAGACTGCTTGCTGGTATGGCACCTTGGTTGGCGTTGCCCGAAGATGACTCAGAGGAAGGGCTCACACGGAAACGTTTCAAGGAGCAAGCGATAGCGGGAATACAACATGGTGTGGATCCGAACTCGCCCGATTATTTCAGCTGGCGAAACGCATCGTCGCAAACGTTGGTGGATGCAGCTCATTTGGCACAGGCATTCTTACGTGCGCCGAAAGCCCTATGGGAGCCATTATCCGCGCTGACAAAGCAACGGGTTATTGAAGAGCTCAAACAGCTTCGCCGGATCAAACCAAATGAAAGCAACTGGCTGTTATTTGCCGCCATGACAGAAACATTTTTGTACAGCGTGGGCGAAGCGCCAGCGCGCGAAAAAATAGATTATGCGATCCATAAATTTGATATCGATTGGTATGTCGGCGATGGCTGGTATAGCGATGGTGATCGATTTAGTTTTGACTATTACAACGGTTATGTCATTCATTGCATGTTGGTCGAGTCGTTAAAGCATAATCGGTCTGCCGATCCGAAATATGTTGCGCTGCATGAGCGTGCCTATAAACGTATGCAGCGGTATGCGCATCATTTGGAACGCATGATTTCGCCTGATGGATTTTATCCTGTCGTCGGACGATCGTCAACATATAGAAATGCCGCCTTTCAGCCTTTAGCCTTGGTTTCTCTTGATAATAAATTGCCAGATGATATCCGTAAAGGGCAGGTGAGGGCAGCATTGACTGCGGTGTTAAAGCATCTTTATAAAGAAGGCGCAATCGGTCGTGGCGGTTGGCTAAACATGGGCGTTGTTGGCGCTGGGCAAGAAAATTTAGCAGACTATTATACCAATGCAGGCTCTATGTATGTCGTCTCCTTATCATTTCTACCGCTAGGTTTGCCAGCCAACGACGACTTTTGGACTTGTGCGCCCGAAAAGTGGACAGCACAAAAAGCTTTTGCCGGCGAAGCGTTTGCGAAAGACTATTACGTATCCTATTAA
- a CDS encoding alginate lyase family protein, protein MMSIKFFTKSSAYALLVMVFAFFSCQKELFPTTSLTATNQHQATGNEVDGATGYYSNLLMDKLTFDSIQLDLSSSAEAQSLLAREVTAKANDALMAVPQPVTRYSDTDGDKKVGSDAAKIYALGLQYFLFQEDAAAAQYLEKAKEFLLSWAAKNLPTNHTPNESGYLPFLTGYSLIRSRIDADSRTTIDNWFRTRFNFYKGLPVRTNNWETIRNLFMLNIAYTIHDVSFINQASADFNKHHNTNYRADGASVDFLGRDGFAYHVYDLLFVAQIGRTLAVYKGKSALDSLVHQRSTRWVNLRINPNDPPVLGGSISDAISFMAPYVLDPVNHVHLEFVHTEWAPDKNRSDYNKPYNATGSTYAFVEMASLMRDEMFSFVRKLNPNFTRYSNLPYYINSFGKSRSNPYIESVTFYGDLPFRGWYKSCGPGQYTLQNLTSLGIQNDQLSSIRIPTGFRVTLYEHGNFSGNSVVLTETTIDLSKYNFNDKTSSLKIEKL, encoded by the coding sequence ATGATGTCAATTAAATTTTTCACAAAAAGCAGCGCATATGCACTTTTAGTAATGGTATTCGCTTTTTTCAGCTGCCAAAAGGAATTGTTTCCGACAACTTCTTTAACGGCGACCAATCAACATCAAGCGACAGGGAATGAAGTTGACGGCGCAACAGGCTATTACAGTAACCTACTGATGGATAAACTTACGTTTGACTCTATTCAACTGGATCTTTCGTCATCTGCAGAAGCACAATCACTTCTTGCAAGGGAAGTTACGGCTAAAGCGAATGATGCGCTAATGGCAGTTCCACAGCCCGTAACTCGATATTCGGATACCGATGGCGACAAAAAAGTGGGAAGTGATGCCGCTAAAATTTATGCTTTGGGCTTGCAGTACTTCCTGTTTCAGGAGGATGCCGCAGCTGCGCAGTATTTGGAAAAAGCAAAGGAATTTTTGCTCTCTTGGGCTGCAAAGAATCTCCCGACTAATCATACGCCAAATGAGAGCGGTTATTTGCCTTTTTTAACAGGTTATTCGCTTATCCGATCTCGGATAGATGCCGATAGTCGAACAACAATCGATAACTGGTTTCGAACAAGATTTAATTTCTACAAGGGTCTGCCGGTACGAACCAATAACTGGGAAACGATTCGTAATCTGTTCATGCTAAATATTGCGTATACTATTCATGATGTGTCGTTCATAAACCAGGCGAGCGCAGATTTTAATAAACACCATAATACAAATTACCGAGCAGACGGAGCCAGTGTTGATTTTTTAGGAAGAGACGGGTTTGCATATCATGTATATGATCTGCTCTTCGTAGCGCAGATAGGGCGAACATTGGCTGTTTATAAAGGCAAATCAGCTTTAGATAGTTTGGTGCATCAGCGATCGACAAGATGGGTTAACCTGCGAATCAACCCAAATGATCCGCCGGTATTAGGCGGGTCGATTTCAGATGCGATTTCGTTTATGGCTCCTTATGTATTAGATCCTGTAAACCATGTTCATCTGGAATTTGTGCATACGGAATGGGCGCCAGATAAAAATAGAAGTGATTATAATAAGCCTTACAACGCGACAGGATCAACCTATGCTTTCGTGGAAATGGCTAGCCTCATGCGGGATGAAATGTTTTCGTTCGTAAGAAAGTTAAATCCAAATTTCACGCGCTATAGCAATTTGCCGTACTATATCAATTCGTTTGGTAAATCAAGAAGTAATCCTTACATAGAATCGGTCACCTTTTACGGTGATCTGCCGTTTAGAGGTTGGTATAAATCATGCGGTCCCGGTCAGTATACGCTTCAAAACCTAACTAGTCTAGGTATACAAAATGATCAGTTGAGCAGTATCCGTATCCCAACTGGATTTCGTGTTACTTTATATGAGCATGGTAATTTTAGCGGTAATAGTGTTGTGCTAACGGAGACCACTATTGACTTATCTAAATACAACTTTAATGATAAAACCTCTTCCTTGAAAATTGAAAAGCTATAA